The following coding sequences are from one Neodiprion lecontei isolate iyNeoLeco1 chromosome 7, iyNeoLeco1.1, whole genome shotgun sequence window:
- the LOC107223079 gene encoding thyroid receptor-interacting protein 11 isoform X2: MPCHATPRRLLLVGRTRRRERVFLRRNDDAGTAILASLTVGQSVASKASRGSPRRDAKYNAFADIKDGNHQNDDGSAFFWDPPSAKNRDAKKDNQTRLLQEQLSQATVKIRELEAELKTVRRVNAQSSKEDVLDCHQKTELLRAKQDMINRIIQMGEKNREAERNMKRLQLDEAVLVNDFRGIMSQLGSTEQLDLIRAALKSLEIENEKEILTGREEKFDVNEKIMKYDDGQFESVCLKTDNDNGTAKREDKLNGDTSNKETDLLRRIAQLEEENVGLNTSIVELDQQHSESIERLLSIKEEMQNKHQTLQNAYEQLYAEYNNAQSKLETVKSKLQFAEANNNTIGAVSSTNIREVEELSRKVKEILRNEEIEEQDDRSIFETVAEKYVESKWKKDMLERRLTEVSRELKDVAEMKESVQLECDDMQLNIDSLLAEIEHLKSNLPSIPEASEERVASLETETESLQEEIDRLQSQNTATRQQNFDLVMAVHNIEATLRNQENLEAELRNTKQQLEIAQQQLSGASKNVENNENMLEDLSRRLHSSLDENNELRATIDEMKMAQANLEQRLEDQIESTKKLESELESLREDLKRSVSNEKRLEGEVKTLQDAKSRIQSDLETAFQEREELQTSFDPPNQVADLEYDLSNMRKELDVALSQAEIQQSEIEKLSHSNERLVRENSSLLDQLGATQDESLDNIELLNTEMVLLEQKYNALEKEIGVKTAELAEALEQLHVNEGKCVRLENELATCKLVTEKLQTENGRCIDLENESKVLKANLEHFKNIEGKFKDSEDQCRQLKIELESVKSEAENLVTVEKKCCELEAKLNDLRNVEAKLQLAESKCIQLETELRDIRSNQVAGATLEEVQRISDEMKDVREALAEKTRENDVLIAENAKHCRTEKSLVESNQDSAEMARETINGLTRLVREKDAEIQNLRSSVTGNPVDKHEEQLLAMKKERDELVNLVQVKHNESVQYHLEIQRLTQLVNEQLTNNQKLKVEHDRVSEAVKEKEAELLWAQNELQVVRQRLKNFEESNNYGENCGVVEHSVQLAQAGILNEKCNALEAALVQEQSSNRILQNQLVESQKKEAAAGKELDRLRTHLMEIEASYTEEALSAEQKQKELEVKLMQAEERVKNSSTVYTSASIRANQQVETLQQQMALIVQQRDEIQKKLSISEDKVLAHAASLTNLQIVLEQFQSDKDKDILSATEKIQQQLEESYERQAELSDEITNLKDQLIEAKECLQAASRLSEQLDKKTERIEELKQEVARLTELVSTADDRIQGANKSGEGKVDRALLKNLILGYVSSATGDKLSVLRVLATVLDFNESDREKSGLNSPAASGSWFAGLLRSGGVAQSKDQEASLSAAFVRFLESESKPKAQLPALPISTTPPPRPGHSRQHSSSSNQSTLLLSNITLPTFPDFVPARNTGSILKEVLKDS, translated from the exons ATGCCGTGCCATGCCACGCCACGGAGGCTCCTCCTTGTCGGCCGGACGCGACGAAGAGAACGTGTGTTCCTCCGGAGGAACGACGACGCCGGTACCGCGATACTTGCAAGCCTTACCGTCGGTCAGTCAGTCGCGTCGAAAGCGTCCCGCGGTTCGCCTCGCCGAG ATGCAAAGTATAACGCATTCGCAGACATAAAG GACGGGAACCACCAGAATGACGACGGCTCGGCTTTCTTTTGGGACCCTCCGTCGGCCAAAAATCGTGATGCGAAAAAGGATAATCAAACGAGGCTCCTCCAGGAGCAACTCTCACAAGCCACCGTAAAAATTCGCGAATTGGAAGCGGAACTGAAAACTGTACGACGG GTGAACGCGCAAAGCTCGAAGGAAGACGTTCTCGATTGTCACCAAAAAACGGAACTCCTGCGAGCGAAGCAAGACATGATAAACCGTATCATTCAAATGGGTGAAAAG AATCGCGAAGCGGAAAGGAACATGAAACGTCTTCAGCTGGACGAAGCTGTTCTGGTGAATGATTTTCGTGGCATAATGTCACAGCTGGGATCAACGGAGCAGCTAGATCTTATTCGGGCAGCTCTGAAAtctttggaaattgaaaacgaaaagGAAATACTGACGGGGCGCGAGGAGAAGTTTGAcgtgaatgagaaaattatgaaatatgaCGATGGCCAGTTTGAATCGGTCTGCCTGAAGACCGATAACGACAATGGAACCGCTAAGAGGGAAGACAAACTTAACGGGGACACGTCAAACAAGGAAACCGATCTCCTGAGGAGAATCGCTCAGCTTGAAGAGGAAAACGTCGGCCTGAATACCAGTATCGTGGAACTGGACCAACAGCATTCGGAATCAATTG AGAGACTGTTATCGATAAAAGAAGAAATGCAGAACAAGCATCAAACGCTTCAAAACGCCTACGAGCAGCTTTATGCTGAATACAACAACGCGCAGAGTAAACTCGAAACCGTAAAATCAAAGCTGCAGTTTGCCGAGGCAAACAACAATACGATCGGTGCAGTTTCCTCCACAAACATTCGGGAGGTCGAAGAATTGTCGAGAAAAGTAAAAGAGATACTGCGGAACGAGGAAATCGAGGAACAAGATGACAGATCTATCTTCGAGACTGTTGCCGAGAAATACGTGGAAAGTAAATGGAAGAAAGATATGCTAGAAAGAAGACTGACCGAGGTAAGTAGGGAGCTGAAAGACGTTGCTGAAATGAAAGAATCAGTGCAATTGGAATGCGACGACATGCAGCTCAACATCGATTCGTTGCTTGCGGAAATTGAACATCTAAAGTCTAATTTGCCATCGATTCCCGAGGCGAGCGAAGAGCGCGTTGCCTCCTTGGAGACCGAGACCGAGTCCTTGCAGGAAGAAATCGATCGTCTTCAATCGCAAAACACAGCGACTAGACAACAGAATTTCGACTTGGTAATGGCCGTGCACAACATCGAAGCGACCCTGCGGAACCAAGAGAATCTGGAAGCCGAACTGAGGAACACGAAACAGCAGCTAGAAATCGCCCAGCAACAATTATCCGGTGCTtcgaaaaacgtcgaaaacaatGAGAACATGCTCGAGGACTTGAGTCGCAGGTTGCACAGCTCATTAGACGAAAATAACGAGCTTCGCGCGACGattgatgaaatgaaaatggccCAAGCGAACTTGGAACAGCGACTGGAAGATCAGATTGAgtcgacaaaaaaattggaatcgGAACTTGAGAGCCTGCGGGAGGATTTGAAACGTTCGGTTTCGAATGAAAAGCGGTTGGAAGGTGAAGTGAAAACGCTGCAAGATGCGAAAAGTCGAATTCAGAGTGACCTCGAAACCGCATTCCAGGAACGAGAGGAATTGCAAACTTCGTTCGATCCGCCTAACCAGGTGGCTGACCTGGAATACGATTTGTCAAATATGAGGAAAGAGTTGGACGTAGCGTTGAGTCAGGCGGAAATCCAGCAgagtgaaatagaaaaattgtcCCACAGCAACGAGAGATTGGTTAGAGAGAATTCTTCGTTGCTCGATCAGCTGGGTGCGACTCAGGACGAGTCACTGGACAACATAGAACTCCTGAATACGGAAATGGTTCTTCTTGAGCAGAAATATAACGCATTGGAGAAAGAAATCGGTGTTAAAACGGCAGAACTTGCCGAGGCCTTGGAACAGCTTCATGTCAACGAAGGAAAATGCGTTCGGCTTGAAAATGAGTTGGCAACGTGCAAGCTAGTCAcggaaaaattacaaactgAGAATGGAAGGTGTATTGACTTGGAAAATGAATCGAAAGTATTGAAAGCAAATCTAgaacattttaaaaatatcgaaggAAAATTTAAAGATAGCGAGGATCAATGTAGacaattgaaaattgagttaGAGTCTGTTAAGAGCGAAGCGGAAAATTTAGtaacggtagaaaaaaaatgttgcgaaCTCGAAGCCAAGTTGAACGACTTACGAAACGTAGAAGCAAAACTACAATTAGCGGAAAGCAAATGTATTCAGCTAGAAACGGAATTGAGAGATATTCGATCGAATCAGGTGGCTGGTGCTACGCTAGAAGAGGTGCAGAGAATTAGTGATGAGATGAAAGATGTTCGAGAAGCATTAGCTGAAAAGACGCGTGAGAATGATGTTTTAATTGCTGAAAACGCAAAGCATTGCCGCACAGAGAAATCTTTGGTGGAAAGTAATCAAGATTCGGCGGAGATGGCCAGAGAAACTATCAACGGCTTGACTCGGCTGGTCAGAGAGAAAGATGCCGAGATCCAGAATTTGAGATCAAGCGTGACCGGAAACCCCGTCGATAAGCACGAGGAGCAATTACTAGCTATGAAAAAGGAGAGGGACGAGCTGGTGAATCTTGTTCAAGTAAAACATAACGAAAGCGTTCAATACCATCTTGAGATACAAAGATTGACGCAATTGGTAAACGAACAGCTGacgaataatcaaaaactgAAGGTGGAACACGACCGAGTTTCGGAAgcggtgaaagaaaaagaagctGAACTTCTTTGGGCGCAAAACGAGCTTCAAGTCGTGCGTCAAAGACTGAAGAACTTCGAGGAGTCGAATAATTATGGTGAAAACTGCGGGGTGGTCGAGCATTCTGTCCAATTAGCTCAAGCGGGGATTCTTAACGAGAAGTGCAACGCGTTGGAGGCAGCTTTGGTCCAGGAGCAATCTAGCAATagaattttgcaaaatcaGCTTGTAGAGAGTCAGAAAAAAGAGGCGGCTGCAGGAAAGGAATTGGACCGATTGAGAACTCACTTGATGGAGATCGAGGCGAGTTACACAGAAGAAGCTCTCTCAGCTGAACAGAAACAAAAGGAACTTGAAGTGAAATTGATGCAAGCCGAAGAACGGGTCAAGAATAGTTCTACCGTTTACACTTCTGCGAGTATCCGGGCTAATCAACAAGTCGAAACGTTACAGCAACAAATGGCTCTTATTGTTCAACAGAGGGATGAGATACAAAAGAAACTATCCATATCCGAAGACAAGGTTTTGGCGCACGCAGCTTCTCTCACCAATTTGCAAATTGTTTTGGAACAATTTCAAAGCG acaaaGACAAAGACATTCTATcggcaacagaaaaaattcagcaacAACTTGAGGAGTCTTATGAAAGACAAGCGGAACTTTCTGACGAAATTACCAATCTCAAG GATCAATTGATCGAAGCTAAAGAATGCTTGCAAGCAGCGTCAAGACTGAGCGAACAACTGGATAAAAAAACTGAGAGAATCGAGGAACTGAAACAAGAag ttgCTCGGTTAACAGAGCTAGTGAGTACCGCCGACGATCGAATACAAGGAGCAAATAAAAGTGGCGAGGGAAAAGTAGACAG ggctctcttgaaaaatttaatactcGGCTACGTGTCATCAGCAACTGGCGACAAGTTATCGGTACTCAGAGTATTGGCTACCGTTTTAGATTTCAACGAATCGGACCGAGAGAAGAGCGGACTGAACAGCCCCGCGGCAAGCGGCAGCTGGTTTGCTGGGTTACTGCGAAGCGGAGGGGTTGCTCAATCTAAA GATCAAGAGGCATCGTTATCTGCGGCGTTTGTCAGGTTTTTGGAAAGTGAATCCAAGCCAAAAGCTCAACTACCAGCTTTACCAATATCTACTACT CCGCCACCTCGCCCGGGTCACAGCAGACAACATTCCTCTTCGTCTAATCAATCAACCCTACTCTTATCAAATATCACATTGCCGACATTCCCAGATTTCGTTCCTGCCAGGAATACCGGCTCCATTCTAAAGGAGGTTCTGAAGGACAGCTGA
- the LOC107223079 gene encoding thyroid receptor-interacting protein 11 isoform X1, giving the protein MAWFGDGLSSLSNLKGQITSFTKEVLSEGIVEEIDERSKELNEANEKCVQLQELLISKDAEISLLRRQNSELQKVVLEYDAQHSQTDGNHQNDDGSAFFWDPPSAKNRDAKKDNQTRLLQEQLSQATVKIRELEAELKTVRRVNAQSSKEDVLDCHQKTELLRAKQDMINRIIQMGEKNREAERNMKRLQLDEAVLVNDFRGIMSQLGSTEQLDLIRAALKSLEIENEKEILTGREEKFDVNEKIMKYDDGQFESVCLKTDNDNGTAKREDKLNGDTSNKETDLLRRIAQLEEENVGLNTSIVELDQQHSESIERLLSIKEEMQNKHQTLQNAYEQLYAEYNNAQSKLETVKSKLQFAEANNNTIGAVSSTNIREVEELSRKVKEILRNEEIEEQDDRSIFETVAEKYVESKWKKDMLERRLTEVSRELKDVAEMKESVQLECDDMQLNIDSLLAEIEHLKSNLPSIPEASEERVASLETETESLQEEIDRLQSQNTATRQQNFDLVMAVHNIEATLRNQENLEAELRNTKQQLEIAQQQLSGASKNVENNENMLEDLSRRLHSSLDENNELRATIDEMKMAQANLEQRLEDQIESTKKLESELESLREDLKRSVSNEKRLEGEVKTLQDAKSRIQSDLETAFQEREELQTSFDPPNQVADLEYDLSNMRKELDVALSQAEIQQSEIEKLSHSNERLVRENSSLLDQLGATQDESLDNIELLNTEMVLLEQKYNALEKEIGVKTAELAEALEQLHVNEGKCVRLENELATCKLVTEKLQTENGRCIDLENESKVLKANLEHFKNIEGKFKDSEDQCRQLKIELESVKSEAENLVTVEKKCCELEAKLNDLRNVEAKLQLAESKCIQLETELRDIRSNQVAGATLEEVQRISDEMKDVREALAEKTRENDVLIAENAKHCRTEKSLVESNQDSAEMARETINGLTRLVREKDAEIQNLRSSVTGNPVDKHEEQLLAMKKERDELVNLVQVKHNESVQYHLEIQRLTQLVNEQLTNNQKLKVEHDRVSEAVKEKEAELLWAQNELQVVRQRLKNFEESNNYGENCGVVEHSVQLAQAGILNEKCNALEAALVQEQSSNRILQNQLVESQKKEAAAGKELDRLRTHLMEIEASYTEEALSAEQKQKELEVKLMQAEERVKNSSTVYTSASIRANQQVETLQQQMALIVQQRDEIQKKLSISEDKVLAHAASLTNLQIVLEQFQSDKDKDILSATEKIQQQLEESYERQAELSDEITNLKDQLIEAKECLQAASRLSEQLDKKTERIEELKQEVARLTELVSTADDRIQGANKSGEGKVDRALLKNLILGYVSSATGDKLSVLRVLATVLDFNESDREKSGLNSPAASGSWFAGLLRSGGVAQSKDQEASLSAAFVRFLESESKPKAQLPALPISTTPPPRPGHSRQHSSSSNQSTLLLSNITLPTFPDFVPARNTGSILKEVLKDS; this is encoded by the exons GACGGGAACCACCAGAATGACGACGGCTCGGCTTTCTTTTGGGACCCTCCGTCGGCCAAAAATCGTGATGCGAAAAAGGATAATCAAACGAGGCTCCTCCAGGAGCAACTCTCACAAGCCACCGTAAAAATTCGCGAATTGGAAGCGGAACTGAAAACTGTACGACGG GTGAACGCGCAAAGCTCGAAGGAAGACGTTCTCGATTGTCACCAAAAAACGGAACTCCTGCGAGCGAAGCAAGACATGATAAACCGTATCATTCAAATGGGTGAAAAG AATCGCGAAGCGGAAAGGAACATGAAACGTCTTCAGCTGGACGAAGCTGTTCTGGTGAATGATTTTCGTGGCATAATGTCACAGCTGGGATCAACGGAGCAGCTAGATCTTATTCGGGCAGCTCTGAAAtctttggaaattgaaaacgaaaagGAAATACTGACGGGGCGCGAGGAGAAGTTTGAcgtgaatgagaaaattatgaaatatgaCGATGGCCAGTTTGAATCGGTCTGCCTGAAGACCGATAACGACAATGGAACCGCTAAGAGGGAAGACAAACTTAACGGGGACACGTCAAACAAGGAAACCGATCTCCTGAGGAGAATCGCTCAGCTTGAAGAGGAAAACGTCGGCCTGAATACCAGTATCGTGGAACTGGACCAACAGCATTCGGAATCAATTG AGAGACTGTTATCGATAAAAGAAGAAATGCAGAACAAGCATCAAACGCTTCAAAACGCCTACGAGCAGCTTTATGCTGAATACAACAACGCGCAGAGTAAACTCGAAACCGTAAAATCAAAGCTGCAGTTTGCCGAGGCAAACAACAATACGATCGGTGCAGTTTCCTCCACAAACATTCGGGAGGTCGAAGAATTGTCGAGAAAAGTAAAAGAGATACTGCGGAACGAGGAAATCGAGGAACAAGATGACAGATCTATCTTCGAGACTGTTGCCGAGAAATACGTGGAAAGTAAATGGAAGAAAGATATGCTAGAAAGAAGACTGACCGAGGTAAGTAGGGAGCTGAAAGACGTTGCTGAAATGAAAGAATCAGTGCAATTGGAATGCGACGACATGCAGCTCAACATCGATTCGTTGCTTGCGGAAATTGAACATCTAAAGTCTAATTTGCCATCGATTCCCGAGGCGAGCGAAGAGCGCGTTGCCTCCTTGGAGACCGAGACCGAGTCCTTGCAGGAAGAAATCGATCGTCTTCAATCGCAAAACACAGCGACTAGACAACAGAATTTCGACTTGGTAATGGCCGTGCACAACATCGAAGCGACCCTGCGGAACCAAGAGAATCTGGAAGCCGAACTGAGGAACACGAAACAGCAGCTAGAAATCGCCCAGCAACAATTATCCGGTGCTtcgaaaaacgtcgaaaacaatGAGAACATGCTCGAGGACTTGAGTCGCAGGTTGCACAGCTCATTAGACGAAAATAACGAGCTTCGCGCGACGattgatgaaatgaaaatggccCAAGCGAACTTGGAACAGCGACTGGAAGATCAGATTGAgtcgacaaaaaaattggaatcgGAACTTGAGAGCCTGCGGGAGGATTTGAAACGTTCGGTTTCGAATGAAAAGCGGTTGGAAGGTGAAGTGAAAACGCTGCAAGATGCGAAAAGTCGAATTCAGAGTGACCTCGAAACCGCATTCCAGGAACGAGAGGAATTGCAAACTTCGTTCGATCCGCCTAACCAGGTGGCTGACCTGGAATACGATTTGTCAAATATGAGGAAAGAGTTGGACGTAGCGTTGAGTCAGGCGGAAATCCAGCAgagtgaaatagaaaaattgtcCCACAGCAACGAGAGATTGGTTAGAGAGAATTCTTCGTTGCTCGATCAGCTGGGTGCGACTCAGGACGAGTCACTGGACAACATAGAACTCCTGAATACGGAAATGGTTCTTCTTGAGCAGAAATATAACGCATTGGAGAAAGAAATCGGTGTTAAAACGGCAGAACTTGCCGAGGCCTTGGAACAGCTTCATGTCAACGAAGGAAAATGCGTTCGGCTTGAAAATGAGTTGGCAACGTGCAAGCTAGTCAcggaaaaattacaaactgAGAATGGAAGGTGTATTGACTTGGAAAATGAATCGAAAGTATTGAAAGCAAATCTAgaacattttaaaaatatcgaaggAAAATTTAAAGATAGCGAGGATCAATGTAGacaattgaaaattgagttaGAGTCTGTTAAGAGCGAAGCGGAAAATTTAGtaacggtagaaaaaaaatgttgcgaaCTCGAAGCCAAGTTGAACGACTTACGAAACGTAGAAGCAAAACTACAATTAGCGGAAAGCAAATGTATTCAGCTAGAAACGGAATTGAGAGATATTCGATCGAATCAGGTGGCTGGTGCTACGCTAGAAGAGGTGCAGAGAATTAGTGATGAGATGAAAGATGTTCGAGAAGCATTAGCTGAAAAGACGCGTGAGAATGATGTTTTAATTGCTGAAAACGCAAAGCATTGCCGCACAGAGAAATCTTTGGTGGAAAGTAATCAAGATTCGGCGGAGATGGCCAGAGAAACTATCAACGGCTTGACTCGGCTGGTCAGAGAGAAAGATGCCGAGATCCAGAATTTGAGATCAAGCGTGACCGGAAACCCCGTCGATAAGCACGAGGAGCAATTACTAGCTATGAAAAAGGAGAGGGACGAGCTGGTGAATCTTGTTCAAGTAAAACATAACGAAAGCGTTCAATACCATCTTGAGATACAAAGATTGACGCAATTGGTAAACGAACAGCTGacgaataatcaaaaactgAAGGTGGAACACGACCGAGTTTCGGAAgcggtgaaagaaaaagaagctGAACTTCTTTGGGCGCAAAACGAGCTTCAAGTCGTGCGTCAAAGACTGAAGAACTTCGAGGAGTCGAATAATTATGGTGAAAACTGCGGGGTGGTCGAGCATTCTGTCCAATTAGCTCAAGCGGGGATTCTTAACGAGAAGTGCAACGCGTTGGAGGCAGCTTTGGTCCAGGAGCAATCTAGCAATagaattttgcaaaatcaGCTTGTAGAGAGTCAGAAAAAAGAGGCGGCTGCAGGAAAGGAATTGGACCGATTGAGAACTCACTTGATGGAGATCGAGGCGAGTTACACAGAAGAAGCTCTCTCAGCTGAACAGAAACAAAAGGAACTTGAAGTGAAATTGATGCAAGCCGAAGAACGGGTCAAGAATAGTTCTACCGTTTACACTTCTGCGAGTATCCGGGCTAATCAACAAGTCGAAACGTTACAGCAACAAATGGCTCTTATTGTTCAACAGAGGGATGAGATACAAAAGAAACTATCCATATCCGAAGACAAGGTTTTGGCGCACGCAGCTTCTCTCACCAATTTGCAAATTGTTTTGGAACAATTTCAAAGCG acaaaGACAAAGACATTCTATcggcaacagaaaaaattcagcaacAACTTGAGGAGTCTTATGAAAGACAAGCGGAACTTTCTGACGAAATTACCAATCTCAAG GATCAATTGATCGAAGCTAAAGAATGCTTGCAAGCAGCGTCAAGACTGAGCGAACAACTGGATAAAAAAACTGAGAGAATCGAGGAACTGAAACAAGAag ttgCTCGGTTAACAGAGCTAGTGAGTACCGCCGACGATCGAATACAAGGAGCAAATAAAAGTGGCGAGGGAAAAGTAGACAG ggctctcttgaaaaatttaatactcGGCTACGTGTCATCAGCAACTGGCGACAAGTTATCGGTACTCAGAGTATTGGCTACCGTTTTAGATTTCAACGAATCGGACCGAGAGAAGAGCGGACTGAACAGCCCCGCGGCAAGCGGCAGCTGGTTTGCTGGGTTACTGCGAAGCGGAGGGGTTGCTCAATCTAAA GATCAAGAGGCATCGTTATCTGCGGCGTTTGTCAGGTTTTTGGAAAGTGAATCCAAGCCAAAAGCTCAACTACCAGCTTTACCAATATCTACTACT CCGCCACCTCGCCCGGGTCACAGCAGACAACATTCCTCTTCGTCTAATCAATCAACCCTACTCTTATCAAATATCACATTGCCGACATTCCCAGATTTCGTTCCTGCCAGGAATACCGGCTCCATTCTAAAGGAGGTTCTGAAGGACAGCTGA